In one window of Bizionia sp. M204 DNA:
- the rpsC gene encoding 30S ribosomal protein S3, translated as MGQKTNPIGNRLGIIRGWESNWYGGNDYGDKLAEDDKIRKYVHARLSKASVSRVIIERTLKLVTVTITTARPGIIIGKGGQEVDKLKEELKKITGKEVQINIFEIKRPELDAFLVASSVARQIENRISYRRAIKMAIAATMRMNAEGIKIQISGRLNGAEMARSEHYKEGRIPLSTFRADIDYALVEAHTTYGRLGVKVWIMKGEVYGKRELSPLVGLSKKQGKGGRGGNRDSKPRRRK; from the coding sequence ATGGGACAAAAAACAAATCCAATCGGAAATCGTTTAGGAATTATCAGAGGATGGGAATCTAACTGGTACGGAGGAAACGATTATGGTGATAAACTTGCCGAAGACGATAAGATCAGAAAGTACGTTCATGCACGTCTATCTAAAGCTAGTGTTTCACGAGTAATTATTGAGCGTACGCTTAAACTTGTAACCGTTACTATCACAACGGCTCGTCCTGGGATCATTATTGGTAAAGGCGGTCAAGAGGTAGACAAGTTAAAGGAAGAGCTTAAAAAGATTACTGGTAAAGAAGTTCAAATAAATATATTTGAAATTAAAAGACCGGAACTTGATGCGTTTTTAGTTGCATCTAGTGTGGCTCGTCAAATTGAAAATCGTATCTCATACAGACGTGCGATTAAGATGGCCATTGCTGCAACTATGAGAATGAATGCTGAAGGAATCAAAATTCAAATTAGTGGACGTTTAAACGGAGCTGAAATGGCACGTAGCGAACACTACAAAGAAGGACGTATTCCTTTATCAACCTTTAGAGCCGATATTGACTATGCTTTAGTTGAAGCACACACTACTTATGGTAGATTAGGTGTTAAAGTATGGATCATGAAAGGTGAAGTATATGGTAAAAGAGAACTTTCTCCGCTTGTTGGATTATCTAAAAAGCAAGGAAAAGGTGGACGTGGTGGAAACAGAGATTCAAAACCTCGTCGTAGAAAGTAA
- the rpsJ gene encoding 30S ribosomal protein S10 codes for MSQKIRIKLKSYDHNLVDKSAEKIVKTVKSTGAVVTGPIPLPTHKKIFTVLRSPHVNKKSREQFQLSSYKRLLDIYSSSSKTIDALMKLELPSGVEVEIKV; via the coding sequence ATGAGTCAAAAAATTAGAATAAAATTAAAGTCTTACGATCACAATTTAGTAGACAAGTCTGCTGAGAAGATTGTAAAAACAGTAAAAAGTACAGGTGCAGTTGTAACGGGACCAATTCCATTACCAACACACAAGAAAATTTTCACTGTATTGCGTTCTCCACACGTTAACAAGAAGTCAAGAGAACAATTTCAATTAAGCTCTTACAAGCGTTTACTTGATATTTACTCGTCTTCTTCAAAAACAATTGATGCTCTAATGAAGCTAGAGTTACCAAGTGGTGTAGAAGTAGAGATCAAAGTTTAG
- the fusA gene encoding elongation factor G, with protein MARDLKLTRNIGIAAHIDAGKTTTTERILFYTGVSHKIGEVHDGASTMDWMEQEAERGITITSAATTCDWTFPKENGEPTADAQDYHFNIIDTPGHVDFTVEVNRSLRVLDGLVFLFSAVDGVEPQSETNWRLADNYKVPRIGFVNKMDRQGSDFLGVCQQVKDMLKSNAVPIVLNIGEEDEFKGIVDLVKNRAIVWHDDNFGSTFDVVPIPENMQDEVRKYRALLIEEVAGYDENLLEKFMEDEDSITEEEVHAALRAAVMDMAIIPMICGSSFKNKGVQFLLDAVCRYLPSPMDRESVVGINPDTDKEERRKPSVNEPFSALAFKIATDPFVGRLAFFRAYSGRLDAGSYILNNRSGKKERISRIYQMHANKQNAIDFIEAGDIGAAVGFKDIKTGDTMSDEKHPIVLESMDFPDPVIGIAVEPKTKADVDKMGMALAKLAEEDPTFTARTDENSGQTIISGMGELHLDIIVDRLRREFKVEVNQGEPQVEYKEAITAAADHREVYKKQSGGRGKFADIVFTVEPADEGVVGLQFESIIKGGNVPKEFIPSIEKGFKMAMVNGPLAGYEIDSMKVTLKDGSYHDVDSDQLSFELAAKLGFKNCAKAAKAVIMEPIMKLEVITPEENMGDIVGDLNRRRGQMSDMGDRAGAKTIKATVPLSEMFGYVTTLRTLSSGRATSTMEFSHYAETPSNISEEVIKAAKGIES; from the coding sequence ATGGCAAGAGATTTAAAATTAACAAGAAATATAGGAATTGCAGCTCATATTGATGCTGGTAAAACAACAACAACAGAGCGAATTCTATTTTATACGGGTGTTTCACACAAAATTGGAGAGGTTCATGATGGTGCTTCTACAATGGACTGGATGGAGCAAGAAGCAGAAAGAGGTATTACAATTACATCTGCTGCAACTACTTGTGACTGGACATTCCCGAAAGAAAACGGTGAGCCAACAGCAGATGCTCAAGATTACCACTTTAATATTATTGATACACCTGGTCACGTAGATTTTACCGTAGAGGTAAACCGTTCATTACGTGTTCTTGATGGGTTAGTATTCCTATTTAGTGCAGTTGATGGTGTTGAGCCACAATCTGAAACTAACTGGAGATTAGCAGATAACTATAAAGTTCCAAGAATTGGTTTCGTTAATAAAATGGACCGTCAAGGATCAGACTTTTTAGGAGTTTGTCAGCAAGTTAAAGATATGTTGAAGTCTAATGCAGTGCCAATTGTTTTAAATATTGGTGAAGAAGACGAGTTCAAAGGTATCGTAGATTTGGTTAAAAACAGAGCTATTGTTTGGCATGATGATAATTTCGGATCTACTTTTGATGTGGTGCCGATTCCAGAAAACATGCAAGATGAAGTTCGTAAATATCGTGCTTTATTAATTGAGGAAGTAGCTGGCTATGATGAGAACTTATTAGAGAAATTCATGGAAGATGAAGATTCTATTACTGAAGAAGAAGTGCATGCTGCACTTAGAGCTGCGGTAATGGATATGGCTATCATTCCTATGATTTGTGGTTCTTCATTCAAAAACAAAGGTGTTCAATTCTTATTAGATGCTGTTTGTCGTTACTTACCATCTCCAATGGATAGAGAGAGTGTTGTGGGTATTAATCCAGACACAGATAAAGAAGAAAGACGTAAGCCTAGTGTTAATGAGCCTTTCTCGGCTTTAGCATTTAAAATTGCAACCGATCCTTTCGTAGGTCGTTTAGCATTTTTCCGTGCATATTCTGGGCGTTTAGATGCTGGATCTTATATTTTGAACAATCGTTCAGGTAAAAAAGAACGTATCTCACGAATTTACCAAATGCATGCTAACAAGCAAAATGCTATCGATTTTATTGAAGCAGGTGATATTGGAGCGGCAGTAGGATTTAAAGATATTAAGACTGGTGATACCATGTCTGATGAGAAACATCCAATTGTTTTAGAATCTATGGACTTCCCAGATCCAGTAATTGGTATTGCTGTGGAGCCAAAAACGAAAGCAGATGTTGATAAAATGGGTATGGCTTTAGCTAAATTAGCAGAAGAAGATCCAACATTTACAGCTAGAACAGACGAGAATTCAGGGCAAACTATTATATCAGGAATGGGTGAGCTTCACTTAGATATTATTGTAGATCGTTTACGTCGTGAGTTTAAAGTAGAGGTGAATCAAGGTGAGCCTCAAGTAGAATATAAAGAAGCTATTACAGCTGCAGCAGACCATAGAGAAGTTTACAAAAAACAATCTGGTGGTCGTGGTAAATTTGCTGATATCGTATTTACGGTGGAACCAGCAGATGAAGGTGTTGTAGGTCTTCAGTTTGAATCTATTATTAAAGGTGGTAACGTTCCTAAAGAATTTATCCCTTCTATTGAAAAAGGATTCAAAATGGCTATGGTAAATGGTCCTTTAGCTGGATATGAAATCGATTCTATGAAAGTGACATTGAAGGATGGATCTTACCATGATGTGGATTCGGATCAATTATCATTCGAATTAGCAGCTAAATTAGGATTTAAAAATTGTGCAAAAGCGGCTAAAGCTGTTATAATGGAGCCAATCATGAAATTGGAGGTGATTACACCAGAAGAAAACATGGGTGATATTGTAGGAGATTTAAACCGTCGTCGTGGACAAATGAGTGATATGGGTGATAGAGCAGGTGCAAAAACTATTAAAGCCACTGTTCCTTTATCTGAAATGTTTGGATATGTTACCACATTAAGAACATTGTCATCAGGACGTGCAACATCAACAATGGAATTTTCACACTATGCTGAAACACCTTCTAATATTTCAGAAGAGGTTATAAAAGCTGCTAAAGGTATTGAATCGTAA
- the rpsG gene encoding 30S ribosomal protein S7 codes for MRKRAAKKRPLLPDPRFNDQLVTRFVNMMMWDGKKSVAFKVFYDAIDIVEEKKTDDEKTALEMWKDALSNVMPHVEVRSRRVGGATFQIPMQIRPDRKVSTAMKWLIGYARKRNEKSMAQRLASEILAAAKEEGAAVKKRVDTHKMAEANKAFSHFRF; via the coding sequence ATGAGAAAAAGAGCAGCAAAAAAGAGACCGCTTTTACCAGATCCACGTTTTAACGATCAGTTAGTAACTAGATTCGTAAACATGATGATGTGGGATGGTAAGAAGTCAGTAGCTTTTAAAGTGTTTTACGATGCAATTGATATCGTAGAAGAAAAGAAAACAGATGATGAGAAAACTGCACTAGAAATGTGGAAAGATGCTTTATCTAATGTGATGCCTCACGTAGAAGTACGTAGTCGTCGTGTTGGTGGTGCTACATTCCAAATTCCAATGCAAATCCGTCCAGACCGTAAAGTTTCTACTGCAATGAAATGGCTTATAGGCTATGCACGTAAGAGAAACGAAAAATCAATGGCACAACGTTTAGCTTCAGAAATTTTAGCAGCAGCTAAAGAAGAAGGAGCGGCAGTGAAAAAACGTGTTGATACCCATAAGATGGCGGAAGCAAATAAAGCATTCTCACACTTTAGATTTTAA
- the rplC gene encoding 50S ribosomal protein L3: MSGLIGKKIGMTSIFDENGKNIPCTVIEAGPCIVTQVRTEEVDGYSAVQLGFDDATEKSATKADLGHAKKAGTSVKRKIVEFKGFDKEYKLGDAITVEHFAEGEFVDISGTSKGKGFQGVVKRHGFAGVGQATHGQHNRLRAPGSIGAASYPARVFKGMKMAGRMGTDQVKVENLRVLKVVAEKNLLVVKGCVPGHKNAYVIIRK, from the coding sequence ATGTCTGGGTTAATTGGAAAAAAAATCGGTATGACCAGCATCTTCGATGAAAATGGAAAAAACATTCCATGTACAGTAATCGAAGCTGGACCATGTATCGTTACCCAAGTCAGAACTGAAGAAGTTGACGGTTATAGTGCTGTACAACTTGGTTTCGATGACGCGACAGAAAAAAGCGCTACTAAAGCGGACCTAGGTCACGCTAAAAAAGCAGGAACTTCTGTAAAACGCAAGATCGTTGAATTTAAAGGTTTTGATAAGGAGTACAAATTAGGTGATGCAATAACAGTTGAGCATTTTGCTGAAGGAGAGTTCGTAGATATTTCTGGGACATCTAAAGGTAAAGGATTTCAAGGTGTTGTTAAACGTCATGGTTTTGCTGGTGTGGGTCAAGCTACTCACGGTCAACACAACCGTTTAAGAGCTCCTGGTTCTATTGGTGCGGCTTCATATCCTGCAAGAGTATTTAAAGGAATGAAGATGGCAGGAAGAATGGGAACTGATCAAGTAAAAGTTGAAAATTTAAGAGTTTTAAAAGTAGTTGCTGAAAAGAACCTACTAGTTGTTAAAGGATGTGTTCCTGGACATAAAAACGCTTATGTAATTATTAGAAAATAA
- a CDS encoding SusC/RagA family TonB-linked outer membrane protein — MKTKFSGILTLFLAFVVQLTFAQEKTISGTISDENGLPLPGVNIIVKGTATGTQSDFDGNYSVNASPGDVLTYSFIGYTTKEMTVGASNTISFAMEVDSQALEEVVITALGIKREKRETSYVTESVGSDELLTVQPQSAASALAGKVAGLQINVQDNGVNPSSQILLRGLRSITQSNSALIVIDGSISTQGAFDQLNPNDIESLTTLKGATAAALYGSKAGNGALLVTTKTGRSGDRFTVGINSSYTIEEVAYMPDFQTQYGTGWQGAYDPYENTNWGPRFDGVKRRVGPIFADGSYQTLPYAPVKDNLKDFYNTGGSTSNTVYLSGSDEKNRFYMSFGKLETDGIVPDDRYTRNTFRVNASRKMGNLELGLTSSFTTDKTDLVGNTIGSQDRPLYWFILNTSANIPLSNYKDWRNDLYASPNGWYNAYYQNPYWAIDTNRDTDKSNRLVANMNADWEVADWLKLTGRFGVNSYNQIGKEYRDAQNYLPNSAYLETAGRPDPVSSFVQDYELQSIDYTTDFLAQSEFNIVDKVTMRAIVGATGTTERFRQSAYRANNLSIPGFYDLSNTTGQLAGGLTGGAFVNESIKRTYGLFGDFTLGYDNFLFASFSGRQDYTSTLSSDNNSYFYPSFGLSFLFSDLLNFDALNFGKLTYSNATVYNDLGPYQVNETYAQQAGFPYSSTGLNGFVVSGTAVDKDVKKEKIQTNEFGLNLEFLNRRVTLDAAYYDTKTTDLITTATTAPSAGSNSILTNIGSIEGSGLELSLGLVPFKAANAGDFNWNINVNFTSYEQQVASIQPGLDQVQVSGGTTSGLWAVVGEDFPQVRAVGYERDDQGRVIVNANTGNPIVGGLKNLGKTTPDYVVGLTNAVSFKGFTLTGTMDYRTGHVYISQLADAMEFTGRSQESVSSNRQDFVFPNSVVNVGTEDAPVYVENNNIQVTGGRQNFWTNTYNDIKENYVKDATAVKLRELSLRYDLPSKFLDKAFVSKLSVALIGRNLVTWLPEENRFSDPEFNNSAGNGIGLGGYFQSPPTRSFGINVNLEF; from the coding sequence ATGAAAACAAAGTTTAGTGGAATTTTAACGCTATTTCTAGCGTTTGTTGTGCAACTTACGTTTGCGCAAGAAAAAACAATTTCAGGAACGATTTCCGATGAAAACGGATTACCGCTCCCTGGAGTTAATATTATTGTAAAAGGTACTGCAACTGGAACTCAATCAGATTTTGATGGTAATTACTCCGTCAATGCTAGTCCAGGTGATGTACTAACCTATTCCTTTATTGGATACACAACAAAAGAAATGACTGTTGGTGCATCTAACACCATTAGCTTTGCAATGGAGGTGGATAGTCAAGCTCTTGAAGAAGTTGTAATTACAGCTTTAGGTATTAAGAGAGAAAAGAGAGAGACTTCCTATGTGACGGAATCGGTTGGTAGCGACGAACTGTTAACTGTTCAACCACAATCTGCCGCATCAGCACTTGCTGGTAAAGTAGCTGGTTTACAAATTAACGTTCAAGACAACGGTGTTAACCCTAGTTCACAAATATTATTACGTGGACTTCGTTCTATAACACAGTCAAACTCTGCATTAATTGTTATTGATGGATCCATCTCTACACAAGGTGCTTTTGATCAATTAAACCCTAATGACATTGAAAGCTTAACTACTTTAAAGGGTGCTACAGCAGCAGCTCTTTATGGTTCAAAAGCGGGTAATGGAGCATTACTTGTTACTACTAAAACAGGTAGAAGCGGTGATAGATTTACGGTAGGTATCAATTCTTCTTACACAATTGAAGAAGTAGCTTATATGCCAGACTTCCAAACACAATATGGTACAGGATGGCAAGGTGCATATGATCCATATGAAAATACAAACTGGGGTCCTAGATTTGATGGTGTTAAAAGAAGAGTAGGTCCTATATTTGCTGACGGATCTTATCAAACTTTACCTTACGCGCCAGTAAAAGATAATTTAAAAGATTTCTACAACACCGGTGGTTCTACAAGTAATACTGTATATTTATCAGGAAGTGATGAAAAAAACAGATTTTACATGTCTTTTGGTAAATTAGAAACGGATGGTATTGTTCCTGACGATCGTTATACTAGAAATACATTTAGAGTAAACGCAAGCCGAAAAATGGGTAATCTTGAATTAGGTTTAACGTCTAGTTTTACAACTGACAAAACTGATTTAGTAGGTAATACTATCGGATCTCAAGACAGACCATTATATTGGTTTATTTTAAATACTTCAGCTAACATTCCTTTAAGCAATTATAAAGATTGGAGAAATGACTTATACGCTTCTCCTAATGGCTGGTATAATGCTTACTATCAGAACCCTTATTGGGCTATTGATACCAACAGAGATACGGACAAATCTAATCGTTTAGTTGCTAACATGAACGCAGATTGGGAAGTAGCTGATTGGTTAAAACTAACAGGTCGTTTTGGTGTTAATAGTTACAACCAAATAGGTAAAGAATACAGAGACGCTCAAAACTATTTACCTAACAGTGCGTATTTAGAAACAGCTGGTCGTCCTGATCCTGTGTCATCATTTGTACAAGATTATGAATTACAATCTATCGATTACACAACTGACTTTTTAGCTCAAAGTGAATTTAACATTGTAGATAAAGTAACTATGAGAGCCATAGTTGGTGCAACTGGTACAACTGAAAGATTTAGACAAAGTGCATATCGCGCGAATAACTTAAGTATTCCTGGATTCTACGACCTTTCTAATACTACAGGCCAACTGGCTGGTGGATTAACTGGTGGAGCATTTGTTAATGAATCTATAAAGAGAACATATGGTCTTTTTGGTGATTTTACACTTGGATATGACAACTTCCTTTTTGCAAGTTTTTCAGGTAGACAAGATTATACTTCTACCTTATCTAGTGATAACAATAGTTATTTCTATCCTTCCTTTGGTTTATCTTTCTTATTCTCTGATTTATTAAACTTTGATGCTTTAAACTTTGGTAAATTAACCTATAGTAATGCTACTGTTTATAATGACCTTGGTCCATACCAAGTAAATGAAACATACGCTCAACAAGCTGGTTTCCCTTATTCATCAACTGGTCTTAACGGGTTTGTTGTTTCAGGAACTGCAGTAGATAAAGATGTGAAGAAAGAAAAAATTCAAACAAATGAATTTGGATTAAATTTAGAGTTTTTAAACCGTCGTGTAACTTTAGACGCAGCGTATTATGATACTAAAACAACAGATCTAATTACAACTGCTACAACAGCGCCATCTGCGGGTTCTAATAGCATTTTAACAAACATTGGTTCTATAGAAGGATCAGGTCTTGAATTAAGTCTTGGATTAGTGCCTTTTAAAGCGGCTAATGCTGGTGACTTCAATTGGAACATTAATGTTAACTTCACGTCTTATGAGCAACAAGTTGCTTCTATCCAACCAGGATTAGATCAAGTACAAGTATCTGGCGGAACAACTTCAGGCTTATGGGCTGTTGTAGGAGAAGATTTCCCACAAGTTAGAGCTGTAGGTTACGAAAGAGATGACCAAGGTCGCGTTATAGTTAATGCAAACACGGGTAATCCAATCGTAGGTGGACTTAAAAATTTAGGAAAAACAACACCAGATTACGTTGTTGGTTTAACTAATGCTGTAAGTTTTAAAGGATTTACTTTAACTGGTACAATGGATTATAGAACAGGTCATGTTTACATCTCGCAATTGGCAGATGCTATGGAGTTCACAGGAAGATCTCAAGAAAGTGTATCTTCTAACCGTCAAGATTTCGTGTTCCCTAATTCAGTAGTGAATGTTGGAACAGAAGATGCTCCGGTATATGTTGAAAACAACAATATCCAAGTAACAGGAGGACGTCAAAACTTTTGGACTAATACGTACAACGATATTAAAGAAAACTATGTTAAAGATGCTACAGCAGTAAAATTAAGAGAGCTTTCTTTACGTTATGACTTACCATCTAAATTTTTAGACAAGGCGTTTGTTTCTAAACTATCAGTTGCACTTATCGGTCGTAATTTAGTTACTTGGTTACCAGAAGAAAACAGATTTTCAGATCCTGAATTTAATAATTCAGCTGGAAACGGTATTGGTTTAGGTGGATATTTCCAATCTCCTCCAACGAGATCATTTGGTATCAATGTTAATCTTGAATTTTAA
- the rplV gene encoding 50S ribosomal protein L22, with protein MGSRKKQMADAIKDAKKEIAFAKLNNCPTSPRKMRLVADLVRGERVEKALNILKFSSKEASGRLETLLLSAIANWQAKNEDASIEDAELFVKEIRVDGGSMLKRLRPAPQGRAHRIRKRSNHVTIVVGANNNTQA; from the coding sequence ATGGGAAGTCGTAAAAAACAAATGGCAGACGCTATTAAGGATGCAAAAAAGGAAATCGCTTTTGCAAAACTTAATAACTGTCCTACATCACCGAGAAAAATGCGTTTAGTAGCCGATTTAGTAAGAGGTGAACGCGTAGAAAAAGCGCTTAATATTTTAAAATTTAGCTCAAAAGAAGCATCAGGTCGTTTAGAGACTTTGTTATTGTCTGCCATTGCAAACTGGCAAGCGAAGAACGAAGATGCAAGTATTGAAGATGCTGAATTATTTGTTAAGGAGATCCGTGTAGATGGTGGCTCAATGTTAAAGAGATTGCGTCCAGCACCACAAGGTCGTGCACACAGAATTAGAAAACGTTCAAACCACGTAACAATCGTAGTTGGAGCTAACAATAACACACAAGCTTAA
- the rpsL gene encoding 30S ribosomal protein S12 has product MPTISQLVRKGRTKITKKSKSVALDSCPQRRGVCTRVYTTTPKKPNSAMRKVARVRLTNGKEVNAYIPGEGHNLQEHSIVLVRGGRVKDLPGVRYHIVRGALDTAGVAGRTQRRSKYGAKRPKK; this is encoded by the coding sequence ATGCCAACAATTTCACAATTAGTACGTAAAGGAAGAACCAAAATAACCAAGAAGAGTAAATCGGTTGCTTTAGATTCGTGTCCACAAAGACGTGGAGTATGTACGCGTGTTTACACTACTACACCTAAAAAACCAAATTCTGCAATGCGTAAAGTTGCAAGGGTAAGGTTAACAAATGGTAAAGAAGTAAATGCCTACATCCCAGGAGAAGGACACAACCTACAAGAACACTCGATAGTATTGGTTAGAGGTGGAAGGGTAAAAGATTTACCAGGAGTTAGATATCACATTGTACGTGGTGCTTTAGACACAGCAGGTGTTGCAGGCAGAACGCAACGTAGATCTAAGTATGGTGCAAAACGCCCTAAAAAGTAA
- the rplW gene encoding 50S ribosomal protein L23 has product MNILIKPIITEKATANSELRNCYTFAVNTKANKVEIKKAVEAAYGVSVEKVRTINVRPDRSTKFTKTGIQHGKTNAVKKAIVQLAEGEMIDLYSNM; this is encoded by the coding sequence ATGAACATCTTAATTAAACCTATAATCACAGAAAAAGCGACTGCTAATAGCGAGTTAAGAAACTGCTATACTTTCGCGGTGAATACCAAGGCGAACAAGGTAGAAATCAAAAAAGCGGTGGAAGCTGCTTATGGCGTTTCTGTTGAAAAAGTTCGTACTATTAATGTCCGTCCAGATAGAAGTACTAAGTTTACAAAAACTGGTATTCAACATGGTAAAACAAATGCTGTTAAAAAGGCAATTGTACAACTGGCGGAAGGTGAAATGATTGATTTATACAGTAACATGTAA
- the rplP gene encoding 50S ribosomal protein L16, translating into MLQPKRTKFRKQQKGRMKGNAGRGHLLSSGTFGIKSMDTSFVTARQIEAARIAATRFMKREGSIWIKIFPDKPITKKPLEVRMGKGKGAVEYWVAVVKPGRVLFEVGGVPLDVAKEALRLAAQKLPVKTKFIIARDYEA; encoded by the coding sequence ATGTTACAGCCTAAAAGAACAAAATTTCGTAAGCAACAAAAAGGACGTATGAAAGGTAATGCCGGAAGAGGGCATTTACTATCTAGCGGAACCTTTGGTATAAAATCAATGGACACAAGCTTTGTTACAGCACGTCAAATTGAAGCAGCACGTATTGCCGCTACACGTTTCATGAAGAGAGAAGGATCTATCTGGATTAAAATTTTTCCAGACAAGCCTATTACAAAGAAACCTCTTGAAGTACGTATGGGTAAAGGTAAAGGTGCCGTGGAATATTGGGTAGCAGTAGTTAAGCCAGGTCGCGTACTTTTTGAAGTAGGTGGTGTACCACTAGACGTTGCAAAGGAAGCATTACGATTGGCAGCACAGAAATTGCCAGTTAAAACTAAATTTATAATCGCTAGAGATTACGAAGCATAA
- the rplB gene encoding 50S ribosomal protein L2 produces the protein MSVRKLKPITPGQRFRVVNGYDAITTDKPEKSLLAPKKRSGGRNSRGKMTMRYIGGGHKKRYRIIDFKRNKTGIPAEVKSIEYDPNRTAFIALLNYQDGEKAYIIAQNGLQVGQTIVSGDSNVAPEVGNAMPLSQIPLGTIISCVELRPGQGAVMARSAGTFAQLMARGDKFASIKLPSGETRLVLITCMATIGVVSNSDHQLLVSGKAGRSRWLGRRPRTRPVVMNPVDHPMGGGEGKSSGGHPRSRNGIPAKGYRTRSKTKASNKYIVERRKK, from the coding sequence ATGTCAGTAAGAAAATTAAAACCAATCACACCAGGACAGCGATTTAGAGTAGTAAATGGTTACGACGCCATTACTACTGATAAGCCGGAGAAAAGTTTATTAGCTCCGAAAAAAAGGTCTGGTGGTAGAAACAGTCGCGGAAAAATGACTATGCGCTACATAGGTGGTGGTCATAAGAAAAGGTATCGTATTATCGATTTTAAACGTAACAAAACTGGAATCCCAGCTGAAGTTAAGTCTATCGAGTATGATCCAAACAGAACAGCGTTTATTGCGTTGTTAAACTATCAAGATGGAGAGAAAGCGTATATCATTGCTCAAAATGGTTTACAAGTAGGTCAGACTATCGTTTCCGGAGACAGCAATGTAGCTCCAGAAGTTGGTAATGCTATGCCACTATCTCAAATTCCATTAGGAACTATTATTTCTTGTGTAGAATTACGTCCAGGTCAAGGAGCTGTTATGGCTAGAAGTGCTGGAACATTTGCACAGTTAATGGCTAGAGGTGATAAATTTGCATCTATAAAATTACCATCAGGTGAAACACGTTTAGTGTTAATTACATGTATGGCTACAATAGGTGTTGTATCTAATTCAGATCATCAATTGTTAGTATCAGGTAAAGCTGGTAGATCAAGATGGTTAGGAAGAAGACCTCGTACAAGACCAGTAGTGATGAACCCAGTCGATCACCCAATGGGTGGTGGTGAAGGTAAATCTTCAGGTGGTCATCCACGTTCTAGAAATGGTATACCTGCTAAAGGTTATAGAACCCGTTCTAAAACAAAAGCGAGTAATAAATATATTGTAGAACGTAGAAAGAAATAA
- the rpsS gene encoding 30S ribosomal protein S19 has product MSRSLKKGPYVHYKLEKKVASNVEGNKKTVIKTWSRASMITPDFVGQTIAVHNGRQFVPVYVTENMVGHKLGEFSPTRSFRGHAGAKNKGKK; this is encoded by the coding sequence ATGTCAAGATCATTAAAAAAAGGACCTTACGTTCATTATAAATTAGAGAAGAAAGTGGCTTCCAATGTGGAGGGTAACAAAAAAACGGTAATCAAAACGTGGTCTAGAGCCTCAATGATTACACCAGATTTTGTTGGTCAAACAATTGCAGTACATAACGGACGTCAGTTTGTTCCTGTTTATGTAACTGAAAACATGGTAGGGCACAAATTAGGAGAATTTTCACCAACACGATCTTTTAGAGGTCATGCAGGTGCTAAAAATAAAGGTAAAAAGTAG
- the rplD gene encoding 50S ribosomal protein L4: MKVAVLDLNGKDTGRQVDLSKDVFAIEPNNHAVYLDVKQYLANQRQGTHKAKERAEISGSTRKIKKQKGTGTARAGSIKSGLFKGGGRMFGPRPRNYSFKLNKNVKRLARKSALSIKANEKSIVVLEDFNFESPKTKNFTAVLKALDLVNKKSLFVLGASNNNVYLSSRNLKGSEVITSSEISTYKILNANQVVLLESSLEGIVTNLSK; this comes from the coding sequence ATGAAAGTAGCAGTTTTAGATTTAAACGGAAAAGACACAGGAAGACAAGTTGACTTGTCTAAAGATGTGTTTGCTATTGAGCCTAATAATCATGCGGTTTATTTGGATGTTAAACAATATTTAGCAAACCAAAGACAAGGGACTCATAAAGCAAAAGAACGTGCAGAAATTTCTGGTAGTACACGTAAAATAAAGAAACAAAAAGGAACAGGTACAGCGCGTGCTGGTAGTATAAAATCTGGTCTTTTTAAAGGTGGTGGACGTATGTTCGGACCTAGACCTAGAAACTATAGCTTTAAGTTAAACAAAAATGTGAAACGATTAGCTCGTAAATCTGCTTTATCAATTAAAGCAAACGAGAAATCAATCGTAGTTTTAGAGGACTTTAATTTTGAGTCTCCAAAAACAAAAAACTTCACAGCAGTTTTAAAAGCTTTAGACCTAGTCAATAAAAAATCTCTCTTTGTGTTGGGTGCTTCAAATAATAATGTATATTTGTCGTCACGCAATTTAAAAGGTTCTGAAGTTATAACTAGCTCGGAAATAAGCACTTACAAGATTTTAAATGCAAATCAAGTAGTGCTTTTAGAGAGTTCTTTAGAAGGAATTGTAACGAATTTAAGTAAATAA